One Bombus fervidus isolate BK054 chromosome 7, iyBomFerv1, whole genome shotgun sequence genomic region harbors:
- the LOC139989329 gene encoding uncharacterized protein has translation MAVRFTILVLLTTAVVVVSSAGLLETLLSWDIPDAVGRSTAPQSQCLCQTSNCLCCIDLNLTTAIGGGLVVDDLDGRACINIKQKEQNISLNLSYGDNPVHNATIKIVDASNRPTCMNLLSDLAQICAKFTSIKQAEAGYDGCLVIEPALLGTPQATYHMGCFNFNQVVRQIEASAIIETTEATETTEDEDDSLNTEEFIAAVSASAEQGIALFSQWLGLNLNPKLNLTNRNNHQEASNQRAIPSTTSRSARVHWDQEEKNDERFKQLLSAQDNVLKGSATIGQSNGAETTFVYSKPSELFSSEKSSNDRRIDQMEIEPQHLAVVPKESRRGGRAYNIHQHVNEI, from the exons ATGGCCGTCAGGTTCACGATTCTGGTGCTGTTGACCACCGCCGTCGTCGTGGTGTCTTCCGCTGGACTGCTCG AGACGCTACTTTCCTGGGATATTCCGGACGCCGTGGGTAGATCAACCGCGCCGCAATCGCAATGTCTTTGTCAAACTTCCAATTGTTTGTGTTGCATCGATCTAAATCTGACGACGGCGATCGGTGGTGGTCTCGTGGTGGACGACTTGGATGGTCGGGCGTGCATCAACATCAAGCAGAAGGAGCAGAATATCTCGTTGAACCTTAGCTACGGCGACAATCCCGTACACAATGCTACGATTAAAATCG TGGATGCATCCAACAGGCCGACCTGCATGAACCTTCTGTCAGATCTGGCGCAAATATGCGCGAAATTTACGTCGATTAAGCAGGCGGAAGCTGGTTACGACGGGTGCCTGGTAATCGAGCCCGCACTGCTGGGCACACCGCAAGCCACTTACCACATGGGATGCTTCAATTTCAATCAGGTGGTGCGGCAGATCGAAGCCTCTGC CATTATCGAGACGACGGAAGCCACTGAGACTACAGAGGACGAGGACGATTCGTTGAACACGGAGGAATTCATAGCAGCGGTTTCAGCTAGCGCGGAACAAGGGATAGCTCTCTTCTCTCAATGGCTTGGACTTAATCTGAATCCAAAATTGAACCTGACGAACAGAAACAATCATCAAGAAGCAAGCAACCAACGTGCCATCCCATCCACAACTTCCAGGTCTGCTCGAGTTCATTGGGATCAAGAAGAGAAGAACGACGAACGATTCAAGCAACTGCTCAGTGCGCAAGACAACGTGTTGAAGGGTTCAGCTACGATTGGCCAATCGAACGGAGCTGAAACAACGTTCGTTTATTCGAAACCCTCTGAATTATTCTCGTCGGAGAAAAGCTCGAACGATAGAAGGATCGACCAGATGGAGATCGAGCCGCAACACCTGGCCGTGGTGCCAAAGGAGTCGAGAAGAGGCGGAAGGGCATACAATATTCATCAGCACGTGAACGAGATCTGA